The genomic region CAGGCGCTGGTAATAACTCTGAGGCGACTCCATATAATATGTACATTAGTATTTTTTCCGAGTAAACATATGAACTTCCATTTCAGTTCACTTGTGGTGTATCTTTTTGTACACACGTTAACAAATAGACTATCCAATGTGGCATCATTCATACATACCCAAATCGAATCCATCCTGTTGTGCGTATCGAGTTTGATAATCAATAGCCGGAGTCAAGCAGCCACTCCAATCAAAAGACAACATTCTCAATTCTAATCGGTGGATAGTTTTATATGCTGAGCAGGCGCAATACCCGCCTTCAGGCCGTGGATACGCGCCGTCACGCCCTCCAAAATCCTACTGTCGTCGCCCAATTCAAATTTCAAAATACACATATTTAAATGACAGGCAATCACACAATAATAGAGGAATCGGTTGGAAACAGAGCGATTCCCGCCAGTCCGACGATGGCGGCCTGTCCGCCCCAAGCAATCAGACAATCATCGGAACCAGTCTGGTGAACGGTCGGTTCCTCTAATGAACCGATACAGATGCAGATGCTGTGCCCGACTGCTTGAAAACACCACAGAAAGTAACTCCGAGTTTGCTAACACCTGCCGGCGTCCCTGCGGCAAAAACAACGCTTGGACGCCGTACATGGTCGAAAATAGGAGTACCGGCGGCTTGGCACCGCCAGCAGTCCCACCCGCCCCCGCCTCAGACCGCGAACAACCCTTCAGATTCTCACTGGCTGGTTGTTCGGTGGGAGTGTTAAACCTGACACTCCCAACGCTCGGGATTCCTCCGCGTGAACGCGGAGGAGGATGTCAAGATTGAATCCATCTGTGACTTTGATATCAATATGGTACGAGAATCTGAGCGAATTGTGCTTGAATCGCTATTTCAGGAGATAACTAATCGATTTGAATATATTGCAGAGATATACGTTGCTCACTCTCCATCCATTATTGACGTTTCGTGATTACACATTACTGTGCATACAACCGAAGCGGAGTCACTCAAACAACCACTCGAAATCACGACTGCTGAAAAGAGTGGGATGATGATCGATACTAGGAGGGCAGAATCACTCTTCATTCCGTTTGATATGATGGCAACTATCGATGGGGGCGGGCATAGACAGGGTATCAATGGTACAACGGTCTATATGAGCAAAAACATCATTAGCGCCGAATCACGTGAGTTGGATATTGGATTATCGATACTTCGACAGAAAATTGCCGGCGAATGTCCGTCCTGTGGTGATACCGTTGAGTCATTCAACAATCATTACAAAACGAGTCGGATGTGTCGTGAGGAAGAAACAAATAATCGCTTTACAGTCCGAAATTAACGTATATATGTCGAAATTATCTTAGAGATCTATTTTATTTCAATTGCTCTGTGGATCTGCAGATGCTGATATTATTGATCGTGACATCCTCATATGAATGAATCCAGGATTTCACCCGTTGGGTAATATTATGATACTAATATAGTGAGCGAATGTAATATTCTGGTATATCGACGTGTGTCGTCTGAGCGCTGATAGATTGCTATTGCGTTATTGATTTGCTCCTTTCGCAGGCGCGTATAGGACAGACATGACTAATTCATCTTCAAACTCGAGGAACTGATGATCAGTGCCTGGTTCAAGATGAATCACATCGCCTGAGGAGACGGGGGTAATATCCCCCTCGACGTTGATCTTTCCAGCACCAGAGTCGACATGATAGATTTCTTCTTCAGCGTGCGCATGCATTGGATCTTCATCGCCCGGTTCAAATCGCATTACCTCAAGACTAAATGAGTCTGTTCGGATCGATTCAACAGACTCTTTAGCTTCTTCTTCCAACTCTGCGGCTTCCTCAGCGATTGCAATTGCGTTCATCGACAGATCAATATAATGGTGCGAGTAGGTTGTATGTTTTGGTAACTCTGATATGGGTAGTATTATATTGGGTATATATGCGAACAAAGATAACATATAATCCAACATCGTATAACGAATAGTCATAATCAGCCAATTTTCCGAAGTCTATATTCGCCATTTTGTGATCAATTTTATGCATAAGATAGATCTCTGAGAATATTATGTGTTCAACGCGTGAGAAATAAATTAATCAAAAATCGAAAATCGAAAATCGAGTCTCAAAAATAATAAAATATAGATAGTATGACTCTATCGATAAATAGATGATAAGTTATCTCAGATATACTCATCGTATAATTTACTTCCTATACAGTTGAACCGCGTGAATTGCGTTCTGTTCAATCCCCAAGCAATGCGATTTATTCCGTCTGTATATTATCTATTGCTCTGTGCAGTAGAAACCGCTGCATCAACGCGTTCAGCTGTTAGTGCCGACAGTGGAATCCGCTCACCATTCGTTACCGAAACAATCGTATCAGTGACTGTGGCTCTCGAGCGTGACCCGGCATCAACGACAACGACGTGTGGATTATGTGCTGCGAGAGTCCTCGCGGCTGAACGAACTGCAGCTGTCGGTCGCTCTCCAACAGCGTTCGCACGACCATCAGTGACAAGTACGACAATCCCGGTATCAGGGTCTGCACGTGAGAGCACTTCTGTTGTTGTCTCGATTCCCGCGGTGAGTGGTGTTTGATCACCGGTCGGCAACTCTTTGAGATGGCGTGCGGCTAAGCTTACATTATCTGTTGGTGGAAGCATGACGTCAGCATTATCGCCTGCAAATGCAACGAGTGCTACTTCATCACGTTGTTGATATGCATCCTTCAGCAGTTCAATTGCGACGCCTTTTGCTGTCCGCATCGGCTTACGCATTGAAGCACTCGCATCAACAGCAAAAATCACTAGTGCTGATGTTTCGCCTGCACGAACCGACTGTCGAAGGTCCCGAGACGTTACTTGATCTGCTCCCCGTGAGGCAGCCGCTCGAATCGAGGCACCAGCATCAACATCAGAATCTGTTGGTGCTGCTCGTTCGGTCCGAACACGGGCACCACGGTTTGTTGTATCCATTTTTCCCGACTGCGACCCACCATTCGACGCATCATTTGATTGATTCTGTCGTTCATTTTGCGAATCAATATTGATATCAGGAGCTCGTGTCACCGATTGATCCGGATCTACTGCCGTCTCAGTAGATGGCTGTCCAGGAACTCGTGGCGTTATCTGTTCAGTATCGGATTCATCATCACTATCACCACCATTTTGATTATCCCCAGATTCACCATTAGGATGGGATTCATCATCATCTATGTCATCATTATCCGCAGATGTGCTCTCATCCGATCCCGAATCACCTGATTGTGGTGGCGGTCTATTGGACCCATCTTGTGTTTCATCGATATCTGCTCTATCCTCACGATGTTCAGGAATATTCGCGTCATCATTATTTGCACCCTGCTCAGTACTCCTGTTGCTGTCATCATTTGATGACTGCTCTGATTGTGAGCGATCAACTTGAGAATTATTTCCGTCAGTACCGTCACCATCGTCATCATCACTCTTTTGTGTATCTGCATCCGCATCATCTGCCGTATTATCGGTGCCATCTCCTTCGTCGTCGAAGTGTTCATCGAGAACATCCTCTGGATCCGGTGCATCTTCAAATGGTGTTGACTGTAGTCGATGTGGAAGTGCAAGCTCAGCTGCTCGGCGGACATCCCCCTCGATGACTGTCGTCCGTCCTGCAAGTGCAGCAAACGTGATTGCAGCGCGAGCTGTTGCGATATCAGCGCGATGACCGTCAACACCAGCGTCACGACAGAGCTCTGCAATATCGGTTGTGAACGACGATGGAAGCGTAACTGATGGAAGCAACTCGCGAGCACGAACGATTCGCTCATGAACAGCGGTGTGACTGTTTGTCTCTGTAGAACTATTAGATAGATGTATGTTAGTTTGATCTGTTGAATCATCAGCGTCTTGATCATCCTCAAGTACCTGCTCGATTACATCGACCCGGTCGGGAATCTCTTCAAGTCCGCTGACAGTTGCTTGTAACGCGAATCGATCCTTCAACTGTGGTCGGAGGTCACCCTCTTCGGGATTCATCGTCCCGATAAGGGTAAATGAAGCCGGATGAGTAACGCTGACTCCATCACGTTCAACCCGATTCTCACCGCTTGCAGCAGCATCAAGTATTATATCTACAAGATGATCATCAAGAAGATTTACCTCATCAACATACAATAAGCCACGATTGGCAGCTGCAAGTAACCCTGGATCGAATTCAGACTCACCCTCAAGCGCAGCCTCAACCGAGAGACTCCCGACAACTCGCTCCCGAGTTGCCCCGAGTGGAAGTGTTATGAGTGGAACTGGACGGAGCTCGACGGATGGGTTCATTCGCTCTTGACAGTCCGCACACTGCATCGACGGCGCATCAGGTGGACATCCATATGAACACTCAGCAACGACACGCTGTTCGGGTAATATCGTCTGTAGTGCCCGCACAGCTGTTGATTTTGCTGTTCCTTTCTCACCC from Haloquadratum walsbyi C23 harbors:
- a CDS encoding cupin domain-containing protein; protein product: MNAIAIAEEAAELEEEAKESVESIRTDSFSLEVMRFEPGDEDPMHAHAEEEIYHVDSGAGKINVEGDITPVSSGDVIHLEPGTDHQFLEFEDELVMSVLYAPAKGANQ
- a CDS encoding VWA domain-containing protein, with product MANSKKTSTPVAFADIVGQDELKNALISVVVNDSLDGLLIQGEKGTAKSTAVRALQTILPEQRVVAECSYGCPPDAPSMQCADCQERMNPSVELRPVPLITLPLGATRERVVGSLSVEAALEGESEFDPGLLAAANRGLLYVDEVNLLDDHLVDIILDAAASGENRVERDGVSVTHPASFTLIGTMNPEEGDLRPQLKDRFALQATVSGLEEIPDRVDVIEQVLEDDQDADDSTDQTNIHLSNSSTETNSHTAVHERIVRARELLPSVTLPSSFTTDIAELCRDAGVDGHRADIATARAAITFAALAGRTTVIEGDVRRAAELALPHRLQSTPFEDAPDPEDVLDEHFDDEGDGTDNTADDADADTQKSDDDDGDGTDGNNSQVDRSQSEQSSNDDSNRSTEQGANNDDANIPEHREDRADIDETQDGSNRPPPQSGDSGSDESTSADNDDIDDDESHPNGESGDNQNGGDSDDESDTEQITPRVPGQPSTETAVDPDQSVTRAPDINIDSQNERQNQSNDASNGGSQSGKMDTTNRGARVRTERAAPTDSDVDAGASIRAAASRGADQVTSRDLRQSVRAGETSALVIFAVDASASMRKPMRTAKGVAIELLKDAYQQRDEVALVAFAGDNADVMLPPTDNVSLAARHLKELPTGDQTPLTAGIETTTEVLSRADPDTGIVVLVTDGRANAVGERPTAAVRSAARTLAAHNPHVVVVDAGSRSRATVTDTIVSVTNGERIPLSALTAERVDAAVSTAQSNR